The window GAACGGGATATGGCCTCGGCATTCACATGACGCGGCAGGGTGCTTTGCACGGGTTGCATCCTGAACGATAGGTACGGTTTCCCGTTTTTCGTCTGCCCGGAACGCGAGTCCCCGGCTTCTGTTTTTTGATCCCTTCCATCCACTGATTCGTTGACCTGGGAGACTTTGGCGGCAGGCCTGGCGGCCTGTGTTTCGTTGTGGCCGTGTTTTCCCGCTTAACGTGAAATCCCGTATTTTCGGAAAGCAGGAGGGGCCTTGTGCCCTTCCCGCACAGACCGTTCGTGTCGGATGCCTCTTTATCGTCGAGGGGTTGTCGGCGGCTGGAGTTGCCTGGCCGCTACGCTGTATGTTTCGAAGGATTGAGGAGAGTGGAATTCATGAAGAAGTTCAACCGGTCGTCGCTTGTGGCGTTGTTCGTCCTGTGTTTTGCGGTATCGGCTCAGGCCTTTTGGGGGCCGAAGATCGAGGGCGTGGATCAGGCCTATGTGAAGGAGAAGGTGGGGCAGCCGGGATTCGTGCTGGTGGATGTCCGGACCGAGGAGGTCTACAACGGCAAGGCCCCGCGCGAGGGGATCCCCGGCGGGCATATCCCCGGAGCGGTCAACTTCCCCCTGGACAAGCTGAAGGAGCCCGGGGCTGCGGAGGCCCTGGAGAAGGCCGGCATCGTCAAGGACGCCGAGATCATCGTCTACTGCAATACCGGAAACCAGAGCGGCAAGTTTGCCAAGGCGCTGGTTAAGGACTTTGGATTCGATGCCGGCAAG of the Fretibacterium sp. OH1220_COT-178 genome contains:
- a CDS encoding rhodanese-like domain-containing protein, whose translation is MKKFNRSSLVALFVLCFAVSAQAFWGPKIEGVDQAYVKEKVGQPGFVLVDVRTEEVYNGKAPREGIPGGHIPGAVNFPLDKLKEPGAAEALEKAGIVKDAEIIVYCNTGNQSGKFAKALVKDFGFDAGKVKNYEGSITEWSKDPANKLEPENHE